Proteins encoded together in one Rhizobium bangladeshense window:
- a CDS encoding DUF6644 family protein produces MDVLEWLSATAPAMALRRSATLYMVVNAAHILSIGLLVGAILPLDLRLAGFFRKVPVEVVAPFLSRSAGVGLVLAIATGFCLFSVRAVEYAENPAFLAKLGLIGLGLLNLLAVHVGRGWKTLTATGRVRPGLRFSAALSAVFWIAAVLAGRWIGFL; encoded by the coding sequence CGCCCGCCATGGCGCTGCGGCGCTCCGCGACGCTCTATATGGTCGTCAATGCCGCTCACATTCTGTCGATCGGCCTCCTGGTCGGCGCCATTCTGCCGCTCGATCTCAGGCTTGCCGGCTTCTTCCGCAAAGTGCCTGTCGAGGTCGTCGCGCCGTTTCTTTCCCGTTCGGCCGGCGTCGGCCTCGTCCTGGCGATCGCGACCGGCTTCTGCCTCTTCAGCGTGCGGGCGGTCGAATACGCCGAAAATCCTGCCTTCCTCGCCAAGCTCGGGCTGATCGGGCTCGGCCTTCTCAACCTGCTTGCGGTTCATGTCGGGCGAGGGTGGAAAACGCTCACCGCCACCGGACGCGTCCGGCCCGGCCTGCGCTTCTCCGCAGCCCTGTCGGCCGTATTCTGGATCGCTGCCGTATTGGCCGGGCGATGGATCGGATTTCTTTGA
- the betA gene encoding choline dehydrogenase, translated as MQQADFVIIGSGSAGSALAYRLSEDGRNSVLVIEAGGSDFGPFIQMPAALAWPMSMKRYNWGYLSEPEPNLNNRRITAPRGKVIGGSSSINGMVYVRGHAEDFNRWEELGASGWAYADVLPYFKRMEHSHGGEEGWRGTDGPLHVQRGGFTNPLFGAFIEAGKQAGFETTEDYNGSKQEGFGLMEQTIFAGRRWSAANAYLKPALKRDNVGIVYGLARRIVIEDGRATGVEIECKGKVEVIKATREVIVSASAFNSPKLLMLSGIGPGAHLQEMGIEVKADRPGVGANLQDHMEFYFQQVSTKPVSLYSWLPWFWQGVAGAQWLLSRGGLGASNQFEACAFLRSAPGLKQPDIQYHFLPVAISYDGKAAAKSHGFQVHVGYNLSKSRGSVTLRSPDPKADPVLRFNYMSHPEDWEKFRHCVRLTREIFGQKAFDTYRGPEIQPGEGVQSDDEIDAFLREHLESAYHPCGTCKMGAKDDPMAVVDPQTRVIGVDGLRVADSSIFPHVTYGNLNGPSIMTGEKAADHILGKQPLARSNQEPWVNPRAAISDR; from the coding sequence ATGCAACAAGCAGATTTCGTCATCATCGGCTCCGGCTCGGCCGGCTCGGCGCTGGCCTATCGCCTCTCCGAGGACGGCAGGAACAGCGTCCTCGTCATCGAGGCGGGCGGCAGCGATTTCGGGCCTTTCATCCAGATGCCGGCGGCGCTTGCCTGGCCGATGAGCATGAAGCGCTATAATTGGGGCTATCTCTCAGAGCCCGAGCCAAACCTCAACAACCGGCGCATCACCGCGCCGCGCGGCAAGGTGATCGGCGGCTCCTCCTCGATCAACGGCATGGTCTATGTGCGCGGCCATGCCGAGGACTTCAACCGCTGGGAAGAGCTCGGCGCCAGCGGCTGGGCCTATGCCGACGTCCTCCCCTATTTCAAGCGCATGGAACATTCGCATGGCGGCGAGGAGGGCTGGCGCGGCACGGACGGGCCGCTGCATGTCCAGCGCGGCGGCTTCACCAATCCGCTGTTCGGGGCTTTCATCGAGGCCGGCAAACAGGCGGGCTTCGAGACGACCGAGGATTATAACGGCAGCAAGCAGGAAGGCTTCGGGCTGATGGAGCAGACCATCTTTGCCGGCCGCCGCTGGTCTGCCGCCAACGCCTATCTGAAACCGGCGCTGAAGCGCGACAATGTCGGGATCGTCTACGGCCTGGCGCGCCGGATCGTCATCGAGGACGGGCGGGCGACCGGCGTCGAGATCGAGTGCAAGGGTAAGGTGGAGGTAATCAAGGCGACGCGCGAGGTGATCGTCTCGGCCTCCGCCTTCAATTCGCCGAAGCTTTTGATGCTGTCCGGCATCGGCCCGGGCGCCCATCTTCAGGAGATGGGCATCGAGGTGAAGGCCGACCGGCCGGGCGTCGGCGCCAACCTGCAGGACCACATGGAATTCTATTTCCAGCAGGTGAGCACCAAGCCGGTGTCGCTCTACTCCTGGCTGCCATGGTTCTGGCAGGGCGTGGCGGGCGCCCAATGGCTGCTTTCGAGGGGCGGGCTCGGCGCCTCCAACCAGTTCGAGGCCTGCGCCTTCCTGCGCTCCGCACCGGGGCTGAAGCAGCCCGACATCCAGTATCACTTCCTGCCTGTGGCGATCAGCTATGACGGCAAGGCGGCGGCCAAGAGCCACGGCTTCCAGGTGCATGTCGGCTACAACCTGTCGAAATCGCGCGGCAGCGTGACGCTGCGCTCGCCCGACCCCAAGGCCGATCCGGTGCTGCGCTTCAACTATATGAGCCATCCGGAAGACTGGGAGAAATTCCGCCACTGCGTCCGCCTGACCCGCGAGATCTTCGGGCAGAAGGCCTTCGACACCTATCGCGGCCCCGAGATCCAGCCGGGTGAAGGGGTGCAGAGCGACGATGAGATCGACGCCTTCCTGCGCGAACATCTGGAAAGCGCCTATCACCCCTGCGGCACCTGCAAGATGGGCGCAAAGGACGATCCGATGGCTGTGGTCGATCCGCAGACGCGGGTGATCGGCGTCGACGGCCTGCGCGTCGCCGACAGCTCGATCTTCCCGCACGTGACCTACGGAAACCTCAACGGCCCCTCGATCATGACCGGCGAGAAAGCGGCCGACCATATCCTGGGCAAACAGCCGCTGGCCCGTTCGAATCAGGAGCCGTGGGTCAACCCACGGGCTGCGATCAGCGACCGGTGA
- the betB gene encoding betaine-aldehyde dehydrogenase, translated as MKAQPKASHFIDGEYVEDSDGAVIESLYPATGEVIARLHAATPAIVEKAIAAAKRAQPEWAAMSPMARGRILKRAAEIMRERNRELSELETLDTGKPIQETVVADPTSGADAFEFFGGVAPAGLNGAHIPLGQDFAYTKRVPLGVCVGIGAWNYPQQIACWKGAPALIAGNAMVFKPSENTPLGALKIAEILHEAGLPKGLYNVIQGDRDTGPLLVNHPDVAKVSLTGSVPTGRRVAAAAAGSLKHVTMELGGKSPLIVFDDADLDSAVGGAMLGNFYSTGQVCSNGTRVFVQKAVKAEFLKRLKARTEAMLIGDPMDEATQIGPMVSWAQREKVIAYIEKGKAEGATLIAGGGIPNNVSGEGYYVQPTVFADVTDNMTIAREEIFGPVMSVLDFDDEDEVIARANASEFGLSGGVFTADLTRAHRVVDRLEAGTLWINTYNLCPVEIPFGGSKQSGFGRENSLAALEHYSELKTVYVGMGPVAAPY; from the coding sequence ATGAAAGCCCAGCCGAAAGCCTCGCACTTCATCGACGGCGAATATGTCGAGGATAGCGACGGCGCCGTCATCGAGAGCCTCTATCCCGCCACCGGCGAGGTGATCGCCCGGCTGCATGCGGCAACGCCTGCGATCGTCGAGAAGGCGATTGCTGCGGCCAAGCGCGCCCAGCCGGAATGGGCGGCGATGAGCCCGATGGCGCGCGGCCGCATCCTCAAGCGGGCCGCCGAGATCATGCGCGAGCGCAACCGGGAGCTTTCCGAGCTGGAAACGCTCGACACCGGCAAGCCGATCCAGGAGACTGTTGTCGCCGACCCGACCTCGGGCGCCGATGCCTTCGAATTCTTCGGCGGCGTCGCGCCGGCCGGCCTCAACGGCGCCCACATCCCGCTCGGCCAGGATTTTGCCTATACCAAGCGCGTGCCGCTCGGCGTCTGTGTGGGCATCGGCGCCTGGAACTATCCGCAGCAGATCGCCTGCTGGAAGGGTGCGCCGGCGCTGATCGCAGGCAATGCCATGGTGTTCAAACCCTCCGAAAACACGCCGCTCGGCGCCTTGAAGATCGCCGAGATCCTGCACGAGGCGGGACTGCCGAAGGGGCTCTACAACGTGATCCAGGGCGACCGCGATACCGGGCCCCTGCTCGTCAACCATCCCGATGTCGCCAAGGTATCGCTGACCGGCTCGGTGCCGACCGGGCGCAGGGTCGCGGCGGCCGCCGCCGGCAGCCTCAAGCACGTGACGATGGAGCTCGGCGGCAAGTCGCCGCTCATCGTCTTCGACGACGCCGATCTCGATTCGGCGGTCGGCGGGGCGATGCTCGGCAATTTCTATTCGACCGGCCAGGTCTGCTCGAACGGCACGCGCGTCTTCGTGCAGAAGGCTGTTAAGGCGGAATTCCTGAAGCGGCTGAAGGCTCGCACCGAGGCGATGCTGATCGGCGACCCTATGGACGAGGCGACGCAGATCGGCCCGATGGTCTCCTGGGCGCAGCGCGAGAAGGTGATCGCCTATATCGAGAAGGGCAAGGCCGAGGGCGCGACGCTCATTGCAGGCGGCGGCATTCCGAACAACGTCTCGGGAGAAGGTTACTACGTACAGCCGACCGTCTTTGCCGACGTCACCGACAACATGACGATCGCCCGCGAGGAGATCTTCGGTCCAGTCATGTCGGTGCTCGATTTCGACGATGAGGACGAGGTGATCGCGCGCGCCAATGCCAGCGAATTCGGCCTTTCCGGCGGCGTCTTCACCGCCGACCTCACCCGCGCCCACCGCGTCGTCGACCGGCTGGAGGCCGGCACGCTCTGGATCAATACCTATAATCTCTGCCCGGTGGAAATCCCCTTCGGCGGCTCGAAACAATCTGGCTTCGGCCGGGAGAATTCGCTGGCAGCGCTCGAGCATTATTCGGAGCTGAAGACGGTTTACGTCGGCATGGGGCCGGTGGCGGCGCCTTATTGA
- the betI gene encoding transcriptional regulator BetI, with the protein MPKVGMEPVRRKALVDAALRVIGDHGSLAVTMSDIARQAGVSPALAHHYFGSKEQLLIETIRSLLRQLRHDAVAALKAARTPRERLSAVIRVSFNADQFAPETIAAWLAFYAEAQRSEETRRFLVIYARRLRSNLLADLKALLPADAAERIAEGAAAMIDGLYIRQSLKSAPIGIEASIALTEDYVNALLAAASPSAQGRRNDHIEHPKDK; encoded by the coding sequence TTGCCGAAGGTCGGAATGGAGCCGGTGCGCCGCAAGGCGCTTGTCGACGCGGCGCTGCGGGTGATCGGCGATCACGGCTCGCTTGCCGTTACGATGTCCGATATCGCCCGCCAGGCCGGCGTCTCGCCTGCCCTTGCGCATCACTATTTCGGCAGCAAGGAGCAATTGCTGATCGAGACGATCCGCTCGCTCCTCAGGCAACTGCGTCACGATGCAGTGGCGGCGCTGAAAGCCGCCAGGACGCCGCGCGAGCGGCTTTCGGCGGTGATCCGCGTCAGCTTCAACGCCGACCAGTTCGCGCCGGAAACGATTGCCGCCTGGCTTGCCTTTTATGCCGAAGCGCAGCGTTCCGAAGAGACGCGGCGCTTTCTGGTGATCTATGCCAGGCGGCTGCGTTCGAACCTGCTTGCCGATCTCAAGGCGCTGCTGCCAGCCGACGCCGCAGAACGCATCGCCGAGGGCGCTGCGGCGATGATCGACGGGCTCTATATCAGGCAGAGTCTGAAATCGGCGCCGATCGGCATCGAGGCCTCGATCGCGCTGACGGAAGATTATGTGAATGCGCTGCTAGCCGCCGCCTCCCCTTCTGCCCAGGGGAGAAGAAACGACCACATCGAACACCCCAAGGACAAATGA
- a CDS encoding HdeD family acid-resistance protein, giving the protein MADIFDETPTAQLQSKWIWFVGLGVLLFICGLIALGNLMLATVVSVYYVGMLMLFGGVIYLVHAFQVRGWDHVLFWALSGLLYVLAGISAFVNPILTSAALTLFLSLALVIAGVFRTWVGRKMKPAKGWGWIVASGVITALAGFVIALGWPVNSLWVLGLFLAVDLILQGWTMIAFGLGIRS; this is encoded by the coding sequence ATGGCGGATATCTTTGACGAAACGCCGACAGCGCAGCTGCAGTCGAAATGGATCTGGTTCGTCGGCCTCGGCGTACTGCTCTTCATCTGCGGGCTGATCGCGCTCGGCAACCTGATGCTCGCCACTGTCGTCTCAGTCTATTATGTCGGCATGCTGATGCTGTTCGGCGGCGTGATCTATCTCGTCCACGCCTTCCAGGTGCGTGGCTGGGATCATGTGCTTTTCTGGGCGCTGAGCGGTCTGCTCTATGTGCTTGCCGGCATCTCAGCCTTCGTCAATCCGATCCTGACATCGGCGGCGCTGACGCTGTTTCTGTCGCTCGCCCTCGTCATCGCTGGCGTCTTCCGCACCTGGGTCGGAAGGAAGATGAAGCCGGCCAAAGGCTGGGGCTGGATCGTCGCAAGCGGCGTCATCACCGCGCTCGCCGGTTTCGTCATAGCGCTCGGCTGGCCGGTCAACAGCCTCTGGGTCCTCGGCCTGTTCCTCGCCGTTGATCTCATCCTTCAGGGCTGGACGATGATCGCCTTCGGCCTTGGCATCCGCAGCTGA
- a CDS encoding ribbon-helix-helix domain-containing protein, with product MPMVTVSISPQQAAGIRAAVDTGAYASSSEVVREALRLWDTARKLGEIKADLLDDESVASGGKCVADMFADHEEQRRRSA from the coding sequence ATGCCGATGGTCACCGTTTCCATCTCTCCGCAGCAGGCAGCGGGCATCCGTGCCGCCGTCGACACGGGCGCATACGCCTCGAGCAGCGAGGTCGTTCGCGAGGCGCTTCGTCTCTGGGATACCGCCCGCAAGCTCGGCGAAATCAAGGCGGACCTCCTTGATGACGAGAGTGTCGCCTCCGGCGGCAAATGTGTCGCCGACATGTTCGCAGATCATGAGGAGCAGCGCCGTCGCTCCGCCTGA
- a CDS encoding GGDEF domain-containing protein, which translates to MKTGISLAAAVEPGVLRRYASDQIVTLAKLVVENAFQPIVEAGTGTVFGYESLMRGQDRIGYDTPADILDEAHRAGQLLQLEQMVASRGLAKFATLSNFSTSTLFLNLDVRLIPDGERLVESLLQHLRTASIPPSSICFEFSERFDNTSVPEFAALVSKLRRAGFKLAIDDFGVGHGEMKLLCDYAVDYLKIDRHFVAAIDRSARKRHLLKSIVNIAHVLGTRVIAEGIETEAEFIACREYGVDLVQGWFISRPTTHISELAPSFPHLQELGKSKRGSQSLDEILIRRQIELLPTVYENDSIDSVFELFRRNPRQAFFPVLNANSEPRGIIHEHHLKEYIYQPFGRDLLKNKMYERSISHFVEMAPIVGLDSDAEHLMAIFANMEGNNCLILTDNMRYAGVVSAASLIKVINEKQLKTAQDQNPLTGLPGNHAIRDFMRQSGRDGDAVRHFCYCDFDNFKPFNDAYGFHLGDHAISLFAALMRRYFFAERHFLGHVGGDDFFIGVVGWTKEELTEILDRLISDFHDDVLDLYSDEHRAAGRILGHDRTGAEALFPLMRCSIGVLELPEGLVIDDINRVSAEIAVIKSSAKESEEGLAFHLLGEAN; encoded by the coding sequence ATGAAGACTGGAATATCTTTGGCTGCCGCCGTCGAGCCCGGCGTGCTCCGCCGCTATGCCAGCGATCAGATCGTAACCCTTGCCAAGCTCGTGGTCGAGAACGCTTTCCAGCCGATCGTCGAAGCCGGCACCGGCACGGTGTTCGGTTACGAGTCCCTCATGCGCGGCCAGGATCGCATCGGTTACGACACGCCGGCCGATATTCTCGACGAGGCGCATCGGGCCGGCCAACTGCTGCAGCTCGAACAGATGGTCGCCAGCCGCGGGCTCGCCAAGTTCGCGACGCTGTCGAATTTCTCCACCTCGACGCTGTTTCTCAATCTTGATGTCAGGCTGATCCCAGATGGCGAGCGCCTGGTCGAGAGCCTGCTGCAACATTTGCGGACAGCGAGTATTCCGCCATCCTCCATCTGTTTCGAATTCTCCGAACGTTTCGACAATACCAGCGTGCCGGAATTTGCCGCGCTGGTTTCGAAATTGCGCAGGGCCGGCTTCAAGCTGGCGATCGACGATTTCGGCGTCGGTCATGGCGAGATGAAACTGCTTTGCGACTATGCCGTCGACTATCTGAAGATCGACCGCCATTTCGTCGCAGCGATCGATCGCAGCGCCCGCAAGCGCCACCTCCTGAAAAGCATCGTCAACATCGCCCATGTGCTCGGCACGCGCGTCATTGCCGAAGGCATCGAGACAGAGGCGGAATTCATCGCCTGCCGCGAATATGGCGTCGATCTCGTCCAGGGCTGGTTCATCTCCCGCCCGACGACGCATATATCAGAGCTGGCGCCGTCTTTCCCGCATCTGCAGGAGCTCGGCAAGAGCAAGCGGGGCAGCCAGTCGCTGGACGAGATCCTCATCCGCAGGCAGATCGAGCTCCTGCCGACGGTCTACGAAAACGACAGCATCGACAGCGTCTTCGAGCTTTTCCGCCGTAATCCGCGCCAGGCGTTCTTTCCCGTCCTCAACGCCAATAGCGAGCCGCGCGGAATTATCCATGAGCATCACCTCAAGGAATATATCTATCAGCCCTTTGGCCGCGACCTCCTGAAGAACAAGATGTACGAGCGTTCCATCTCGCATTTCGTCGAGATGGCGCCGATCGTCGGCCTCGACAGCGACGCCGAGCATCTGATGGCGATCTTCGCCAATATGGAGGGCAACAACTGCCTGATCCTGACCGACAACATGCGTTATGCCGGCGTCGTTTCCGCAGCTTCGCTCATCAAGGTCATCAATGAGAAACAGCTGAAGACCGCCCAGGACCAGAATCCGCTGACGGGCCTGCCGGGCAACCACGCCATCCGCGATTTCATGCGCCAGTCCGGCCGCGACGGCGATGCGGTTCGCCATTTCTGCTATTGCGATTTCGATAATTTCAAGCCTTTCAACGATGCCTATGGCTTCCATCTCGGCGACCACGCGATCTCACTCTTTGCCGCGCTGATGCGCCGCTATTTCTTTGCCGAGCGCCATTTCCTCGGCCATGTCGGCGGCGACGATTTCTTTATCGGCGTCGTTGGCTGGACGAAGGAGGAATTGACCGAGATCCTCGACCGGCTGATCAGCGACTTTCACGATGACGTGCTCGATCTCTATTCCGACGAGCACCGCGCCGCCGGCCGCATCCTCGGCCACGACCGCACCGGCGCTGAAGCCCTGTTCCCGCTGATGCGCTGCTCGATCGGCGTTCTCGAACTGCCGGAAGGTCTCGTCATCGACGACATCAACCGCGTCAGCGCCGAAATCGCCGTCATCAAGTCGTCCGCCAAGGAGAGCGAGGAAGGCCTCGCCTTCCATTTGCTGGGCGAGGCGAATTGA
- a CDS encoding NAD(P)H-quinone oxidoreductase, translating to MSLPQEMRFVDLKAFGGPDVMAIGKRPLPVAGEGEVLVRAEAIGVNRPDIAQRQGSYPPPKDASPILGLELAGEIVAVGPGVSGYAVGDKVCGLTNGGAYAEYCLLPVGQILPFPKGYDAVKAAALPETFFTVWANLFQMAGLTEGESVLIHGGTSGIGTTAIQLARAFGAEVYATAGSKEKCDACERLGAKRAINYRNEDFAAVIKAETGHGVDIILDMIGAAYFERNIASLAKDGCLSIIAFLGGAVAEKVNLSPIMVKRLTVTGSTMRPRTAEEKRAIRDDLLSEVWPLLEAGTVAPVIHRVFAFEDVVEAHRLLEDGSHIGKVMLRIG from the coding sequence ATGTCACTGCCTCAGGAAATGCGTTTCGTCGATCTCAAGGCCTTCGGCGGGCCTGATGTGATGGCGATCGGCAAGCGTCCGCTGCCGGTGGCCGGCGAGGGCGAGGTCCTCGTGCGCGCCGAGGCGATCGGCGTCAACCGTCCCGATATCGCCCAGCGTCAGGGCAGCTATCCCCCGCCCAAGGATGCGAGCCCGATCCTCGGCCTTGAGCTGGCAGGTGAAATCGTCGCCGTCGGGCCCGGCGTCAGCGGCTATGCCGTCGGCGACAAGGTCTGCGGGCTGACCAACGGCGGCGCCTATGCCGAATATTGCCTCCTGCCGGTCGGTCAGATCCTGCCCTTTCCCAAGGGATACGACGCGGTGAAGGCCGCGGCTCTTCCCGAGACCTTCTTCACCGTCTGGGCCAATCTCTTCCAGATGGCCGGACTGACCGAAGGCGAGAGCGTGCTGATCCATGGCGGCACGAGCGGTATCGGCACCACCGCGATCCAGCTTGCCCGCGCCTTCGGCGCCGAGGTCTACGCCACGGCCGGCTCGAAGGAAAAATGCGATGCTTGCGAAAGGCTCGGCGCCAAACGCGCCATCAACTACAGGAACGAGGATTTCGCCGCGGTGATCAAGGCCGAGACTGGTCACGGCGTCGATATCATCCTCGACATGATCGGTGCCGCCTATTTCGAGCGCAACATCGCCTCGCTTGCCAAGGACGGCTGCCTGTCGATCATCGCCTTCCTGGGCGGGGCCGTTGCCGAAAAGGTCAACCTCTCGCCGATCATGGTTAAGCGGCTGACGGTCACCGGCTCGACCATGCGCCCGCGCACGGCCGAGGAAAAACGCGCCATTCGCGACGATCTGCTCTCCGAGGTCTGGCCGCTGCTGGAGGCTGGCACCGTCGCCCCGGTCATTCACCGGGTCTTTGCCTTCGAGGATGTTGTCGAGGCGCACCGGCTGCTGGAAGACGGCAGTCATATCGGTAAGGTCATGCTGCGCATCGGCTGA
- a CDS encoding MFS transporter, which translates to MSSSFSLILRDNRIRIPAVTLVALAFTYASTAPYQSIIGINELGLSNGAYSALVFFSAIVNVATSLTLGIWSDRLKERRPLVLSLSVAGMLGFGSIALIHSPAIFIFSTLLLVPMSNSTYSLLFASLRARTNQMERGQGAAVTATVRALFSGSWALAPGLIGLYLANSSSMTPAYGIAAIASCICFCLYFFFAPGYGTAGPAPDPVGFVASLKRVFMPNVLIRIVVMAMLFGLQRLNAMLLPLIITHAAGGSVVDVGFIAGLTALLEMPFMMMWGMAQRRFRTAPVLAFGALIYCAYLLLLGFASTPWHIYALLLLNACGAAAILSVPITYLQDLIADRPGLGTSLISLNTFIGTGIAAGLFALGTSLTDYSGTAFVGAGAGVAAIAALLYLESERRQARQPA; encoded by the coding sequence ATGTCATCCAGTTTTTCCCTCATCCTGCGCGACAACAGGATCCGCATTCCCGCCGTGACGCTCGTCGCGCTCGCCTTCACCTATGCTTCGACCGCGCCCTACCAGTCGATCATCGGCATCAACGAACTGGGCTTGAGCAATGGCGCCTATTCGGCGCTGGTGTTCTTCTCGGCGATCGTCAACGTCGCGACCAGTCTGACGCTCGGCATCTGGTCGGACAGGCTTAAGGAGCGGCGGCCGCTGGTGCTCTCGCTTTCGGTCGCCGGCATGCTCGGCTTCGGGTCGATCGCGCTCATTCATAGTCCGGCAATCTTCATCTTTTCGACGCTGTTGCTGGTGCCGATGAGCAATTCCACCTATTCGCTGCTTTTCGCCAGCCTGCGCGCCAGGACCAACCAGATGGAGCGCGGTCAGGGCGCGGCGGTGACGGCCACCGTGCGGGCGCTGTTTTCCGGCTCCTGGGCGCTGGCGCCGGGGCTGATCGGTCTTTATCTCGCCAATTCGTCATCGATGACGCCGGCCTATGGGATCGCGGCGATTGCCAGCTGCATCTGCTTCTGCCTGTATTTCTTCTTCGCCCCCGGCTACGGCACCGCCGGCCCTGCCCCCGATCCGGTCGGCTTCGTCGCTTCGCTGAAACGGGTCTTCATGCCGAACGTGCTGATCCGCATCGTCGTCATGGCGATGCTGTTCGGACTGCAGCGGCTGAACGCCATGCTGCTGCCGCTGATCATCACTCATGCGGCCGGCGGAAGCGTGGTCGACGTTGGCTTCATCGCCGGACTGACAGCGCTTCTCGAAATGCCGTTCATGATGATGTGGGGCATGGCGCAACGGCGTTTCCGCACCGCGCCTGTGCTCGCCTTCGGGGCGCTGATCTATTGCGCCTATTTGCTGCTGCTCGGATTTGCTTCCACGCCCTGGCACATATATGCGCTGCTCCTCCTCAATGCCTGCGGCGCGGCGGCAATCCTCAGCGTGCCGATCACCTATCTCCAGGACCTGATCGCCGACCGACCGGGGCTCGGAACCTCGCTCATCTCGCTCAACACCTTCATCGGCACCGGCATCGCCGCCGGGCTGTTCGCCCTCGGCACATCGCTCACCGATTATTCCGGCACCGCCTTCGTCGGCGCCGGCGCGGGGGTGGCGGCGATTGCAGCCCTGCTCTATCTTGAAAGCGAACGGCGCCAGGCGCGGCAGCCGGCCTGA
- a CDS encoding asparaginase, whose amino-acid sequence MTNPVTVEVTRGLLVESRHRGAVAVVDGDGKLVFSLGDIEAAVFPRSACKAMQALPLVESGAADAYGFGDKELALACASHNGEEEHVALAASMLARAGRNSEALECGAHWSMNQKVLIQQARTLEAPTALHNNCSGKHAGFICACCHRDIDPKGYVGYEHPLQVEIRAAMESLTGAMLGAESCGTDGCSIPTYAVPLRSLAHGFAKMATGIGLEPLRAKASRRLIEACMAEPFYVAGTGRACTKLMQIAPGRIFVKTGAEGVFCAAIPEKGIAIALKCEDGATRAAEAMVAATLARFFETEETVHAALTAFAATAMRNWNGIHVGDIRAASVFSA is encoded by the coding sequence ATGACCAATCCCGTCACCGTCGAAGTCACCCGAGGCCTGCTCGTCGAAAGCCGTCATCGCGGCGCGGTGGCGGTCGTCGATGGCGATGGCAAGCTGGTCTTTTCACTGGGCGACATCGAGGCGGCCGTCTTTCCGCGTTCGGCCTGCAAGGCGATGCAGGCGCTGCCGCTCGTCGAGAGCGGCGCGGCCGATGCCTATGGCTTCGGCGACAAGGAGTTGGCGCTCGCCTGTGCCTCGCACAATGGGGAAGAGGAGCATGTGGCGCTTGCCGCCTCGATGCTCGCGCGCGCCGGCCGCAATTCTGAAGCGCTCGAATGCGGCGCCCACTGGTCGATGAACCAGAAGGTGCTGATCCAGCAGGCCCGCACGCTCGAGGCGCCGACGGCGCTGCACAACAATTGCTCGGGAAAACATGCCGGCTTTATCTGCGCCTGCTGCCACCGGGATATCGATCCGAAGGGCTATGTCGGTTACGAGCACCCGCTGCAGGTCGAGATCCGTGCGGCGATGGAAAGCCTGACCGGCGCCATGCTCGGCGCCGAGAGCTGCGGCACCGACGGCTGTTCCATCCCAACCTATGCCGTGCCTCTGCGCAGCCTGGCGCACGGCTTTGCCAAAATGGCGACCGGCATCGGCCTGGAGCCCTTGCGCGCCAAGGCATCCCGCCGCCTGATCGAAGCCTGCATGGCAGAGCCCTTCTATGTCGCCGGCACCGGCCGCGCCTGCACGAAACTGATGCAGATCGCCCCCGGCCGCATCTTCGTCAAGACAGGCGCCGAAGGCGTCTTCTGCGCCGCGATCCCGGAAAAGGGCATCGCCATTGCGCTTAAATGCGAGGATGGCGCCACCCGCGCCGCCGAGGCCATGGTGGCGGCGACGCTCGCCCGCTTCTTCGAGACGGAAGAGACGGTGCATGCTGCGCTGACCGCCTTTGCCGCAACCGCGATGCGCAACTGGAACGGCATCCATGTCGGCGATATCAGAGCGGCCTCCGTCTTCTCGGCATGA